AGGAGACTACTAAAGTATTCGAAAGACATaaatatgaaaatgataagtgcatcagtcaacattcaaggacaaATGTTCTAAAGGGGGAATGATGTAACACCCCATATTTGTGTACATGAAAGTATGCCACACGTAAATTGACATAAgatcgaaaatgagatattacgtcccacagtattatattatgacgatgttatgctctgcagtaatatattacgatgatgttaccctctgcagtaatatattacgatgatgttaccctctgcagtaatatattacgatgatgttacgtcctgcaatattatattacgatgatgttatgccttgcagtattacattacgatgatgttacgctttgcagtattaagttacgacgatgttgcaccatatagtattgtacgttgaatttgtcgtaaggtaattgacatcagtccaaggaaaagattatttggagattataaggattgtaagcgatgaataaattcgtgaaggtgagaggggaagcaagtcgaagaaaatgaatttcattgaaatttgatattttgggataaaatacggcccgagctaaaatacttaatatttatggactaatgtcatacaaggtaccatatgaacatgatagtaaggtgtataaggtatgtaaaaAGTGACTAGTATTTTAAGAAAGTgggaataatttttaattatgcgggtaatggATTAATTACTGAATAATagaacattacctaattaattaataattagtggtgGATTAATTGAAGTCTTTGGATAAAGACAAAGGCAAAAAATGTGGCAGCCACATGACAATACATTAAATGACTCATGTATTATTATAGCAAGGTGTCCATTAAGTGGTTTGTGACTCATGTGTTATGTAGCAAGGTGTCCATTAAATAATTCACCCCTTCTTTAGTCTTCTGAAGGAGATTTGCatacaaatatttattttagcACAGCAAGCTAATGCTTGCTTACTCCCCCTTAAGACTAAAAGATACAAGCATTATTTTAGCACAAAATTAAGCCAAATTTGACAAAGATTGGAACTGGTATATTGTCAAGACCGTGTGTAATCTCATACAAATTGTATATGTGATTTGCTACAATCAAATCTTATACAAGACTACTTAATATTTAGTAACGGGGAATTTTACAAATTCTAAGGGagcacggtgcaatctttctcaagaatattatacggatttttccctacttcgattcTCCGTTACGTGTTTTTGCAAAAAGAGAATCAGTTCAGgaatgttaaggtcatcccttctttcttttcggcatggtccaagttatacagaagaaacgagcaaatgcactaattccataaatgactctattcaaaaaagtattagagatatctatgttcttgaatttccatgtgtcataatattctatcatctgttcatgggtcacagaaaaatacgaaagtagaaaagagtttactttatgatattactaaaaggcaaaatggtcttatgaaattctgaaagattttattaacgtacttttcatgcattgcattcatgtgcattgacccatgaccagatggcattatatatgcgtatatatgtatgtatatgggatatgggaaaggttatgtcattatatacgcaccaccacctgatcagctggtatacgttgatgattttgcccacagtggccaagatgatatgatgggattccctcagaggctgatgatgttatgagacatgtacctatgcacgacatgacattcacacgcatatgcatgatactataattattttatgatttacaaagttttcaaatttacaagtggagtcatttactctatattttctccatgtctgttatgtgcttatttatgtaccttatatactcagtacattattcgtactgacgtcccttttgcctggggacgctgcatttcatgaccgcaggtccagatagacaggtcgagagccttccaagtaggctatcaactcagcggaagatgttggtgtgctccatttgcttcggagttgcgtgtttggttagtataatttagacgtgtattgttttgCATGGCAGGACTCTGTcacgacctttatgacatttatgtactcttaaaggcttgtagacatatgtcgtgtacgtgaaagattgtacggacttatcggcctatgttttgagtttataaaggatcatgttggcctattaggcccgtatgtcacatgtatatgatgatgtaataagaaagaaatgttatgttggtactcagttgagtaaggtaccggggtcccatcgtggcccatcggtttggatcgtgacatgaaCGTGGGacctttatcgcaaatgcgaagcacaAATCCACTCCTGCCTTCAGCTCCTTTTCGCAAACGCGGAACTCCCATCGCGAATGTGAAGAAGGAAACTAGCAACTGGAAACACCAGAAATTCTGAAACTTTCACAAGTCTAATTTTTTAGtccattaaccacccgaaatccactcgaggcccccgggacctcaaccaaacataccaacaagtcctacaacaccatacgaacttagtcgagtcctcaaatcacatcgctaaaatcacgaatcatcctccaattcaaacttaatgaactttgaaacttcaaacttctacaaccgatgccgaaacctatcaaatcatgcccgattgaccttaaattttgtacacaagtcatattcgacattacatacttattccaacttccgaaatcagaatccgacattgatatcaaaaagttcacttccggtcaaactccccaaaaattcaactttcgccatttcacgcctaattcagctacagacctccaaaatacaatccgggcatgctcctaaatccaaaatcacccaatggagctaatggaaccgacaaaactccattccgaagtcttcttcacacagttccaactatgATCAAAATCAtagaacttaagcttccgttttagggactaagtgttccaaatcactccaaaatcAAAAACagaacctcccggcaagtcacataagcagaaaaagatacggaaaaaacagtaaataggggatcggggctattactctcaaaacgaccggctgagtCGTTACACTAATTTATTTTTGCCATGCAACACAATTTTCAATGATCTACTCCAAATAGAGTAATTTTCATAGCCTTGTAGCTGAATAGAGATGAGAACTGAACCTTGTGTATCGGATGGGTGAATGTATAGAGGATGATGATGATCAACTGATTGTGCGAAGGTCTGAGTGGTGAACTGTTATCAGCAACTTCTTCATTAACCGACATAGTTGCAAAATTGAAGGAGAAACTCTGAGATTTCTGAGATTAAGAAGAAATGCAGTTGTTGACAGTCAATCGAGGCTCAATCGAACAAATCTCCAAACCCTAGCTTGTGAGGAGTGAGATTCGAATTGAGAACTGGCTCAAATGATCAATCTGATTTGGAAAATATAGACGAAACTTAAGAGATTTGTCACAACTGAACTCTAACACTTGTTTAACCGAGCTCCGATACCATATCAAGAAGCTTCACCTATGGAGGTGAGAAAGAAAGAAATGAGAGAAAGAGAAAGGAAGCATTTACTTCATAGTTATGCAAAAAACAGAATTCATCATTGTTGTATTGATATGAGTATCTAAGCTACTATTTATACATGAGACTGTTATAACTAACTCAACAACTAATAACTATAGTTACTAACTACTCTTCTAACTATAGTATAGTTAAATAGGCAGGGCCTATAGCTCTCAACACTTAGAGTTACCATTTTTTCCGTCTAAGTTAATATAGCTCATCAATTATCATCGATCACATGATTCATGGAAATAATCAACCACCAATTTTATTCCAGCCGCAGAATTTTACGCAAGCGATATATATCGTTCTTTAGCCATAATTCGACTGATAAGTGAACTTGGGTCTTGACAACGTGATGGTTTTAAGATTTTTGTACCAATCAAGTGGATGCAGTATATACATGTACATAACGGGAAAAATTATATAGACACAAGGTATTTTTTCTTATGAATCAGTGTCGGAAGACacaatttaatttattaaaattgtctcCAACACTGCGCGCTAAAGTACTGATCATAATGTAATTGTTCTTCATAGACAGAACCAAGTTGTTATTCTTAACAATGATTCATGTGTGACTTATTACAGAAAAAGACTTTTAAAAATATAGCTGGCGATGGGCTAAGGCAAGTGGATTCGGTTTATGGCAGATAAAATAGAAAGAAACGACTGACCTTGCGTCGGGAGCTAATGAGGAAAAAGCTCAAGGACATGAAGACAAGGCAAAAATGTCTACAACTAGTGATCAAATATATAACGCCTTAACTGAAAGTACACCCTAAGACAGAAATTTTTCCAGTAAAGCAAGATATATAAATGAAATTAAAGGAGGTTAAATAATGGCTGGCTATAGAATAGTCATGCCTTGTTACGTTCCTCTTGTCTTTGTATAGCAATTCATATATTTAGCCTGCATATAATAGAATACATATAAGAAATTTTATGATGAATGCTTTGTTTATTAGTCCATTCTTCGATCTAACTCTTTCATATAACATGTATAATTGGACTAATAAATGTTATGTAAAATGCATGCACGTCGATCATCATGAGCCAACCGCGGGCGTGCATGCCTAAAAATTCCACGTACGTATAGCCTTACTTATTCTTGaccttgttctttttttttcccctttgtgtttattaagttaaataattaattgaattggCCGCTCATTGAGTCAATGTTTTGACGCCTCATCTGTTGGTAAAACTGAAGGATGAACTCCTCGGCCTTGGCATCGATCATGTCGTCAGCGCCAATAGCATCGAAGACCTGGTCTGgatcctcttcttcctcctcgTCATCGAGTTCTTGGAGATTGTTTGCGGAAGCATACTGGCTCATGGTGCCAGAAGAAGTTGAGGCCTCCAGTGCTTGGAGATCGTTTGCTGAAGCGTACTGGCTCATGCTGTCAGTAATTGAGGGTGCACCAGCAGCAGGAACATCCATTGCTTGGAGATCGCTTGCCGAAGCGTACTGGCTCATGGTTCCGCTACACGACAAAGCTGAGGGTGAAGATGTGGTGGCACAGTAGTCGTACGCCGCCTGGCTATTGTTGTCCTGGAGATGCAGAGGCCGCATGGACCCCACCAGCTTCTTCCAATCTCCCTTGGTGGATGACACAGCTACCTGAGCTGCTTTCTGCTTTCCTTTTGTACGATGGCGCAACACGAACATTGCAGCTTTGAACAAGCCAAATACACCtggcttcttcttcgtcttcctcATTACGTCATCGGTGAGCCTCTCTCCGTTATTAATGACGCCGTTAGGCTGCAGGGTTTCGACGACATCATTGCGGGTGTCAATATTGTAATTGGAAATTATAGACGCTTGAGCTCTGCTGTTGTCGTTGTCAGTTGCTGTGATGGTGAATACGCCTTCCGTCATTCTTCGGAAGAGCTTTTTCCTGTTAGTGAGGGTTAAAAACGGCGACAACACAATTACCTCCCCTGCAAAATGCAGGTGGAGTTATGGAAAAAGAATTTGGGTGCAATTACAAGTGTTCTTATGCTATATATAGGAGGGCCAAAAGGAACCTAGCTAGAATTTCTATGTTGATCCTGGCGTTACTGTTTTGTTGGACAGTTTTACCATTCAATTTAAGCTTGCAAGTACTGAAATGACCGTGCATTCACATTTGTCATAAAAACAACCACAATAATTATGGGGGAAAAATGTACGGCTCTATTCTTTAGATTTTGTAGCTTAAAATTTTCATTCAACATTAGATCATGCATTTATTCAAAATAACTAAATCGACCAGTAATTGCTTAATTAGGGCAAAACGGTCAAAGGGATGGATGAGTTTGTGTGGCTGCAGAGGAAAGAGACAACCAATGGCGTCCATTTTCTACAATAGCGGAGCTTTCTCCTCGCCACCGCACAACAATGGATGGTTTTCTTTCTCTGCTACTATTCTTGAAGGCTTTGGATTGTTTAACTTTTTCTTAATTCTACTATACTACATAAGAGAATCGAGGAAAGGAAAAAGGAAACATGAGTAGTGTGAGTTCACCTAACACTTATTGTGTGAGAGACTTGTACCAATATCACTAAACTATAGGCCTTGTTTATACCTTGGATATATGGCCAAATTTAAACATCGAAAAAATTAAGTCCCACCTTGAGACATAGGTCAATTTCCCTTTAGTTATACTAATAGCCCATTTGGTCAatcttctaaaatcagcttattttgataaatgcttttctcaaaagtgcttttggtgagaagtagtttgtCCTTGGCTAATTAAttagaaaaacacttttgagcagtaattagtgtttggccaaacttttgaaaactgcttctaagtgtatttttctcaaaagtgcttctcagaaaagtatttttggagaAACACtgcttttttctgcttctccaaaattgcttttgcttctcctcaaaagcacttttttccttccaaaagcttccaaaagtacttttggccaaaaaaaagcacttttggcctaAAAAagagcttggccaaacaggctataattcTCTTTTGAGCTTTTAGCACAGGCAGCAGCCATATACAACTTAGTCACCGCCTGATGTTCAAATTGTCTCCTCGGAGGACAAATATTAAGAGGACGTACGCAACAACGCAGTTTCCTGCATCCCAAATGCAAAACTTAAAGCATTCTCTACCCTTCTAGTTAAGCAACATAAGTTATCACTTATCACCAAAGAGAAAAAAGTCTAAGCTGCTAAGTTGTGGGCTGTGGCTATTATAATTTGGCAGTTAATTGAAATGGGAAATATCACTGCAAAGTTTTTGATATGTGCAACAGGCCAAGAATCTAATgtcatttctttcttatttttcccCTTTTAAATGAGTTCTAATTCCAaactcaacatgatttttaagcATTAGACTTCAAGGGGTTCCATCTACGTAAATCTTCTAAGGGTACTTCCATTTCTCAGTATATACTACTCAATAACAAAGTTGTCTCGTATGTCAAACTAGACCAAACAAGATGAAAGGTGAAGAAGAGGTTCAACAGAACAAAAATATGAGAGATATCGTGCAGGAACACATTGCTTGCACAGAAGTGACAAAACAACAGCAGCAGCACTCCAAATGACATGCAGAAGAACCGTTTCCCCACTTTTTATCCCCAGCTCTAGATAGCTCCCATCCCCTTTTATTCGTCTAAGACGAAAGGATTTTAACTAGAAAGCGGCTCTGAAGATCTCATGATGCATGGTGACAGTCAGTAATCAACTAGGCCAGCATGTCATATTTTGCTTATTTGCACTTCTTCCATTTGAATAAAAGGGCAGAAGTTCTAGAGTTCATCTATATCCAAGACAGAAAGTTCGTCCACGCAACTAAAACAACAATATTCGTCTCAATCCCATGGGGTTATGAATCCTCACTGGCATGTTTCTCCATTTAAAGTCATCTCAGGCCAACATCATACAAATAAAAATTACCAAAAGTTCTCCATATTTTCTGTAGGCATAAAAATCTCAGACGGTTAAAACTCCTAAAAAGCATAGGACTAGACTAAATAAACTTACATGACTATAACATATGCACAACTAATTGGTATCGCTTAGGTAGATCTTCTCCATCGTACCCTATCTATCGCTTGGTCTGCATGGGTTCGATTGTACTTGGGCAACTATATGTTAATATTCTTTAAGACATGCACCTCGTTACAAAACCAATATGACCGCTACTGCTGATGTATTGCATACACACTTCCATTCTGCTGCCTCTTAACATAAGCTTCTAACTGTCCTGTTGCTGCCAAGACCAGACCTGTCGCACAATGACAAATATGATAGATAGATCTTAGGTAGAGGGATCATCACATCATGTCGAATTAACAAGTTGCAAACTCTGTTAGAATCCTATTTTTTTTATGGCGTAATGCATAGGAATACAGTATCATCGcataattaatatatgtataacaTTTGTCTGCTCAGCTTATCAGGTCCTCTCTTCCACCACCAGCCTCGGAAaaaacaacatacccagtataatcccacatagtggggtctgggtagggtaatgtgtacgcacaccttacccctacctttgtGGAGGTAGAGACCAGCCTcgaaaaaagaaagggaaaaaagatCAATTTATACCAATATATTGACAGGGTCAAATAAATTTGCACATTGCCACTAGAGGAAGCGATGGACGAATACAAAACATGCTTGGAGAGAGAAATGCAGCAACAAAGGATTAGCTCAATTGGCAACGGCTGCTCATAGAGGAAAGAATGTTTAAACTAGTTATCCCCTATAACCCTCCCACTAATTGTTCCCCATATCCTTCGCCACTGCTACCCTAATCTAAAGAAACATATACATATATCttcatatatgtgtatatatcaAGACACATGTGTATATATCAAGACACATAAGAACAGCCATAGATTTCTTAAGCAATATAAACAACTTTGTTAAACTGATAAATCTTCCTTGTGAAGAAATAAAGGACATCATCCGATGTCACTGCCTAGAGCAAAACAATATAACAATAAGCACAGAAACTGTACGGAACTATGAAACTGCCTCTTAGATAAAGGACGATTCACATTTACATAAATGTCAATAATAGGGAAATAATAAGAACCAAAAATGCCATTTTCTTTTATATAGCATGAAGTCCATAATTATTATACGCAGCAGACACATTCATCCAACTAATCCCTACCTAGAAAAGGAGCAGAGGGCCTCCCAGGCCTTGACTTAAATTCAGGATGAAATTGCACCCCAATGTAAAATGGATGATCTGGAAGTTCCAAAATCTGCATAAAAGGCATTTTTTTTGGGTTGGGGAGGAAGAACAAGTCAACAATAGCAATAACAGAAAGAATAAAGTAATCAGGAAATCACAACAATGTGACCAAACGATGCACCCAAGGGTggggcctagtggtcaatgaagtgggaggAGAACCATGAGGTCTTGGGTTCAAACCCAATGGACgcaaaaaacactaggtgatttctccCAATCTACTCAAGCTTTGGTTTGCagagttacctggtacctgtGTGGGTGTGAGGTAGCAGGTATCGGGTGGAATAGTTGAGGTGTGCTCAAGCTAGCCCCAACACCACCgagatttttgaaggaaaaaaaaaaagaagacaatgTGACCAAATGATCACTGACATAGTGCAAGAGCAATGTCACAGAGAactagtttttcttttcttcaggAAGTCAATAGTGACTTATAACCGATACTGCAAAAACAAACCTCCATCCGTTTCCCACTTTCATCCCTTCCTACAAATTTCAAGCCGGCTTCTTCCAAAGAGCCAACAATCTCAGGATTGACCTGCAACATACACAAAATGCTAAAACGTTATGCTGCAGGGATGACAACATACATGAAACGACCATTTCAATGCAACAAAGTTAACTCTTATGGTTTAACCTCATATCTATGCCGATGCCGTTCGTCCACATATTCTGAATTGTTATACCTGCCAACAGAAAGAATGTTAGGTACTCTTATAAACATGCAATGCAAATATCAAAGAAATCCTGCACAGGTGCAAAAACTCAGGTAGTCTCAATGAAAAAAGATGTCCAAACGAATATCATAGTCCCCATCCCGATCAGGCTTGATAACTTCAAGATCAGGTGTTATGCTCCTGTCAGAGGTACACAGCATACAAATTACATTCTAAGCCTAGTTCAAAGCCTCGGAAGCCCTGAAAGATGACAAATGACCCAATCATCTGATGGAGGCACTCTAATGATGATAGATGAAAGCTTTCTAGTCTAATTCTTATGATTCAACTGTGAAATGATGATGTATAGAATCTGTACAGCTTTGCAGTGATACAATCAGGAGTCTGGAACAATGTTCTTCGAGAACCAAGCCTCATGGTACTTCCCATATGTGTTTTTGATCCCTGCATTACCAAGAAGATGTAGTAGAGAATCTTACTAATCCATACTTTAAAGAGAATGTAGCAGCGAAATGGGAAATTTATTATAAAAAGGCAATTCAGCATCCAtctatttatgctttatagtGAGCAAACTACCTCTGGCATGAAAATTACAACTCGCTCAGGTGTCTGGGGATCAAACTCTTCACTATTGGCCTTCTCCAAATGTAAAACCTTCAATGGTTAAACCATATAGTGCCAACTATTACAGAGTTATCAAACACAATGAATCTTCTGATTTGATGttcaagaaaatgaactcacAGATCTAGCAAACTCAATAACAGAGATCTGCATCCCTAAACAGATCCCCAGATATGGCACGCTATTCTCCCTGGCGTACCTTGCAGCCAACATCATTCCCTTGACACCCCGATCACCAAATCCACCAGGAACCAAAACGCATGTTGCACCCTGCACAGGAGGATTTGATTAAATAGCCTCTAAAATGAACAAGATTTCTGCACAACCTTGCTAGTgaaattttcagagaaaatagTCCATACTTAAAAGTCTTGGTAATATTAGATGACAAAAACGCTATTCAGGGATACACTGCATGTTATTGTAATAGAAGCTTAGAATTTGACTGGAGTGACATATTCACACACATCTCACATTAGCACTCAGCATTAACGAGGCATCTTAAGGTAGACCCTAGAAAACCACAACCACCATGAGCTAGAATCGGCTAGTGGGTACCCACAATAAATGTACAAATGGAAGTAAGATGATGAAAGTTGGCAGGTGGGCTAAAGGCCAACCTTGAGTAAGTAGCAGTGCAATAAAAAATTTGAATTGTCAAATTCATCCAAAATAAACCTCGAATTGTCAACACGCCAAGGAGACAACATGACGTGTTAAAGAGATGATCAGCTAAGAAGTTGGTCACCCTTGCTCTATGACTAATATTGCTATAAAAAActactgttttttttttctcagtAGAAAAAGAAGGTGAAGTAATTCATGTCTAAATAAAGTGAAAATATTGAGCAAACCATGAGCAATAACTGGAGCAAGAATGAAGGATGACATAACTATTACTACTAGACAAGGATCAAAATTTACCCTTAGAGTCTTCCATGCAGCTGCATGAGCTTCTGGATTCTATGCAAAAATGTAGTTACAATCAGCAGTCTGAGGCAGCACTTAACAGGAAAAAGAGGAAAAGCTAGGTACCAATTTAGCACTATCATCTTCAAGATCTGATGCTGCAATCCAGTCAATTGATGGCTTCAATGAACATGCAATACATGCATGCATAAGagcctggaaatatgaaaagaaaCATAGAGAGACAGAGTAGTCAATACCAAGTAACAGTTTTAGGCTGCAAAAGTCTTATCTTTCTATTCCAGCACCAGGAAGTAGAATATTAGCAATGTCCAATAGGAAAATGctactttgaaaataaaatcggAAGCAACACATGCAGGCCGGTTCCTGAAACTTCAGTTTGGTCTATTATGCTTTAAAAGAAATGTGGAGATGTTCTTTGCAGTATCATTAATGGTACCTTCACTACAGACAAATATGAATCTGTTAGCCCAACGTACTTCCCAACCATTGCAATGCTCACCTGAAAAAAGAATAAGTTTTGCTCAGAGCATGTACTTGTTAGAAATTATACCTATATTTCCTGATCCTACTAACAGATTTGGTAATGTTATCAGATGTCTCAGCTCTTCTGGTCCACTCCTGTAAAT
Above is a window of Nicotiana tabacum cultivar K326 chromosome 8, ASM71507v2, whole genome shotgun sequence DNA encoding:
- the LOC107823442 gene encoding uncharacterized protein LOC107823442, whose amino-acid sequence is MTEGVFTITATDNDNSRAQASIISNYNIDTRNDVVETLQPNGVINNGERLTDDVMRKTKKKPGVFGLFKAAMFVLRHRTKGKQKAAQVAVSSTKGDWKKLVGSMRPLHLQDNNSQAAYDYCATTSSPSALSCSGTMSQYASASDLQAMDVPAAGAPSITDSMSQYASANDLQALEASTSSGTMSQYASANNLQELDDEEEEEDPDQVFDAIGADDMIDAKAEEFILQFYQQMRRQNIDSMSGQFN